In one Massilia endophytica genomic region, the following are encoded:
- the gmhB gene encoding D-glycero-beta-D-manno-heptose 1,7-bisphosphate 7-phosphatase — MKLVILDRDGVINHDSPDFIKSPEEWIPVPGSLEAIARLNQAGYRVVVASNQSGIARQFFDITTLNAIHAKMHRLAQQVGADIDAVFFCPHAAADNCDCRKPKAGMYVEIAKRYQVSLKGVPTIGDSLRDLQAGFIVGCVPYLVLTGKGEKTAATGGLPPGTMTFPDLAATVQHILKRAATPAVN, encoded by the coding sequence CTGAAGCTCGTTATTCTCGACCGGGACGGCGTGATCAACCACGACTCGCCGGACTTCATCAAGTCGCCCGAGGAGTGGATTCCCGTTCCCGGTTCGCTGGAAGCCATTGCGCGCCTGAACCAGGCGGGCTACCGCGTGGTGGTCGCGTCCAACCAGTCCGGCATTGCGCGCCAGTTCTTCGATATCACCACCCTGAACGCCATCCACGCCAAGATGCACCGGCTGGCGCAGCAGGTGGGAGCGGATATCGACGCCGTGTTCTTCTGCCCGCACGCGGCGGCGGACAACTGCGACTGCCGCAAGCCCAAGGCAGGCATGTACGTGGAAATCGCCAAGCGCTACCAGGTGAGCCTGAAAGGCGTACCCACCATCGGCGATTCGCTGCGCGACCTGCAGGCAGGCTTCATCGTCGGCTGCGTGCCCTATCTGGTGCTGACGGGGAAAGGCGAGAAGACAGCGGCCACGGGCGGCCTGCCGCCCGGTACAATGACCTTTCCCGACCTCGCTGCGACGGTGCAGCACATCCTGAAGCGCGCCGCCACGCCAGCCGTCAACTGA